In a single window of the Natator depressus isolate rNatDep1 chromosome 24, rNatDep2.hap1, whole genome shotgun sequence genome:
- the NIT1 gene encoding deaminated glutathione amidase isoform X1, whose protein sequence is MLRVVIQTALCPLHRAYRRVPGRQLQRISSRTASRSSSLLSCAPWQPGIMAATALKPLIAVCQLTSTPDKEQNFASCSRLIREAAQRGACVVFLPEAFDFIGSDTQETLSLAESLEGAQIQRYAGLARECRVWLSLGGFHERGEDWASTRRIYNCHLLLDPTGHVVATYRKTHLCDVDLEGRVSMKESNFTNPGPEIVLPVSTPAGKVGLAICYDLRFPEISLALTQEGAEILTYPSAFTVTTGSAHWEALLRARAIETQCYVVAAAQTGKNHERRTSYGHTMVVDPWGCVIAQCQEGPGLCYAEIDLGYLRRIRQEMPVCTHRRADLYGRVTVLKKPPPP, encoded by the exons AT GCTGAGAGTAGTGATCCAGACTGCCCTATGCCCGCTGCACCGGGCCTATCGCCGGGTTCCTGGGAGACAGCTGCAAAGGATCTCATCCCGCACAGCCAGCCGCAG CTCTTCCCTGCTGTCCTGTGCCCCTTGGCAGCCTGGCATAATGGCTGCCACTGCGCTGAAGCCCCTCATCGCCGTGTGCCAGCTCACCTCCACGCCTGACAAGGAGCAGAACTTCGCCAGTTGCTCGCGGCTCATCCGGGAGGCAGCACAACGAGGCGCCTGCGTCGTCTTCCTCCCTGAGGCCTTCGACTTCATCGGCAGCGACACGCAAGAGACCCTGAGCCTGGCCGAGAGCCTGGAGGGGGCCCAGATTCAGCGCTACGCCGGCCTGGCCAG GGAGTGCCGAGTGTGGCTGTCTCTGGGTGGCTTCCATGAGAGAGGCGAGGACTGGGCCAGCACCCGGAGGATTTATAACTGTCACCTGCTCCTGGACCCCACAG GGCATGTCGTGGCCACATACAGGAAGACCCACCTCTGCGATGTAGACCTGGAAGGGCGAGTGTCTATGAAGGAGAGCAACTTCACCAACCCCGGGCCTGAGATTGTGTTGCCTGTCAGCACCCCTGCTGGGAAG gtCGGCCTCGCCATCTGCTATGACCTGCGTTTCCCAGAAATCTCTCTGGCCCTAACCCAGGAGGGGGCGGAGATTCTCACCTACCCATCAGCCTTCACAGTGACCACAGGCTCCGCCCACTGGGAG GCGCTGCTGCGGGCCCGCGCCATCGAGACCCAGTGCTACGTGGTGGCAGCAGCTCAGACCGGGAAGAACCACGAGCGCCGCACCTCCTACGGCCACACCATGGTGGTGGACCCCTGGGGCTGCGTGATCGCCCAGTGCCAGGAGGGGCCAGGCCTGTGCTACGCAGAGATCGACCTAGGCTACCTGCGCCGCATCCGCCAGGAGATGCCGGTCTGCACCCACCGGCGGGCCGACCTCTACGGCAGGGTCACTGTGCTGAAGAAACCCCCGCCTCCCTGA
- the NIT1 gene encoding deaminated glutathione amidase isoform X2, which translates to MAATALKPLIAVCQLTSTPDKEQNFASCSRLIREAAQRGACVVFLPEAFDFIGSDTQETLSLAESLEGAQIQRYAGLARECRVWLSLGGFHERGEDWASTRRIYNCHLLLDPTGHVVATYRKTHLCDVDLEGRVSMKESNFTNPGPEIVLPVSTPAGKVGLAICYDLRFPEISLALTQEGAEILTYPSAFTVTTGSAHWEALLRARAIETQCYVVAAAQTGKNHERRTSYGHTMVVDPWGCVIAQCQEGPGLCYAEIDLGYLRRIRQEMPVCTHRRADLYGRVTVLKKPPPP; encoded by the exons ATGGCTGCCACTGCGCTGAAGCCCCTCATCGCCGTGTGCCAGCTCACCTCCACGCCTGACAAGGAGCAGAACTTCGCCAGTTGCTCGCGGCTCATCCGGGAGGCAGCACAACGAGGCGCCTGCGTCGTCTTCCTCCCTGAGGCCTTCGACTTCATCGGCAGCGACACGCAAGAGACCCTGAGCCTGGCCGAGAGCCTGGAGGGGGCCCAGATTCAGCGCTACGCCGGCCTGGCCAG GGAGTGCCGAGTGTGGCTGTCTCTGGGTGGCTTCCATGAGAGAGGCGAGGACTGGGCCAGCACCCGGAGGATTTATAACTGTCACCTGCTCCTGGACCCCACAG GGCATGTCGTGGCCACATACAGGAAGACCCACCTCTGCGATGTAGACCTGGAAGGGCGAGTGTCTATGAAGGAGAGCAACTTCACCAACCCCGGGCCTGAGATTGTGTTGCCTGTCAGCACCCCTGCTGGGAAG gtCGGCCTCGCCATCTGCTATGACCTGCGTTTCCCAGAAATCTCTCTGGCCCTAACCCAGGAGGGGGCGGAGATTCTCACCTACCCATCAGCCTTCACAGTGACCACAGGCTCCGCCCACTGGGAG GCGCTGCTGCGGGCCCGCGCCATCGAGACCCAGTGCTACGTGGTGGCAGCAGCTCAGACCGGGAAGAACCACGAGCGCCGCACCTCCTACGGCCACACCATGGTGGTGGACCCCTGGGGCTGCGTGATCGCCCAGTGCCAGGAGGGGCCAGGCCTGTGCTACGCAGAGATCGACCTAGGCTACCTGCGCCGCATCCGCCAGGAGATGCCGGTCTGCACCCACCGGCGGGCCGACCTCTACGGCAGGGTCACTGTGCTGAAGAAACCCCCGCCTCCCTGA
- the PFDN2 gene encoding prefoldin subunit 2 gives MAPEGPFFPAGGGRDPGSGEERTMRRTGGKMADSGKSKAAPTAPSAGKGLTAEQVVAGFNRLRQEQRGLASKAAELELELNEHSLVIDTLREVDPTRKCYRMVGGVLVERTVKEVLPALESNKEQINKIIETLTQQLQAKGQELNEFREKHNIRVMGEDDQKPPPKENSDGAGAKTSSAGVLVS, from the exons ATGGCGCCCGAAGGGCCCTTTTTCCCGGCCGGTGGAGGTCGTGACCCCGGAAGTGGGGAGGAACGGACCATGCGCAGAACTGGCGGGAAGATGGCGGACAGCGGGAAGAGCAAGGCCGCGCCGACAGCTCCATCCGCCGGCAAAGGCCTGACGGCGGAGCAG gtgGTGGCCGGGTTCAACCGGCTGCGGCAGGAGCAGCGGGGCCTGGCCTCGAAGGCggcggagctggagctggagctgaacGAGCACAG CCTGGTCATCGACACGTTGCGGGAGGTGGACCCCACCCGCAAGTGTTACCGCATGGTGGGCGGGGTGCTGGTGGAGCGCACCGTCAAGGAGGTCCTCCCTGCCTTGGAGAGCAACAAAGAGCAG ATCAACAAAATCATTGAGACCCTGACCCAGCAGCTGCAGGCGAAGGGCCAGGAGCTGAACGAGTTCCGGGAGAAGCACAACATCCGCGTGATGGGGGAGGACGACCAGAAACCGCCGCCCAAGGAGAACTCCGACGGGGCGGGAGCCAAGACCAGCTCTGCCGGGGTCCTGGTCTCCTAG